The following proteins come from a genomic window of Excalfactoria chinensis isolate bCotChi1 chromosome 6, bCotChi1.hap2, whole genome shotgun sequence:
- the LOC140254399 gene encoding uncharacterized protein translates to MRGGHGGAGAAYLDGTDGRGGERLQDGLGVNSVFHITRRERFSSSAASAPSPGGDRGGRGPTGASREGGSRGTPPTLRTAPTRQPPDRGPPPPVRAAQRPGPSLVPTPLSPVRLRRPRRAPGKGAGRFPPLPADGAGTGADENLQSGGPARGGREPERCGAACGGAEITAAASRTVTQRPPRRAARVPAPPSAVSAPRRHPSVACQPCQSALIYVSFCC, encoded by the exons ATGCGGGGCGGGCACGGTGGGGCCGGGGCTGCTTACCTCGATGGGACTGACGGGCGTGGAGGGGAGAGGCTGCAG GACGGGCTGGGCGttaattctgtgtttcacaTCACGCGCCGCGAACGTTTTTCTTCCTCCGCGGCCAGCGCGCCTTCCCCGGGCGGCGACAGAGGCGGCCGCGGACCGACGGGCGCCAGCCGGGAAGGAGGCAGCCGCGGGACCCCTCCGACCCTGAGAACGGCCCCGACACGGCAACCTCCCGATCGCGGCCCTCCGCCGCCCGTCCGCGCCGCGCAGCGCCCGGGCCCGTCCCTCGTCCCCACTCCCCTTTCCCCGGTGCGGCTCCGTCGCCCCCGCCGGGCCCCGGGGAAGGGCGCGGGCCGCTTTCCGCCCCTCCCGGCCGACGGCGCGGGGACAGGCGCGGACGAGAACCTGCAGAGCGGCGGCCCTGCCCGCGGCGGGCGTGAGCCGGAGCGCTGCGGCGCGGCCTGCGGCGGCGCGGAAATCACGGCGGCGGCGTCGCGCACTGTCACGCAGcgcccgccgcgccgcgccgcgcgGGTCCCCGCCCCGCCGTCAGCTGTCAGCGCTCCCCGCCGCCATCCGTCAGTGGCTTGTCAGCCCTGCCAATCCGCCCTGATTTATGTCAGCTTTTGTTGCTGA
- the ZNF503 gene encoding zinc finger protein 503 codes for MITSPSLSALRSSKRSSSLSEPGGSPRRSRSAADLSAGPTGHAGSPGSAAAKPCFHAVPPSDPLRQANRLPIKVLKMLTARTGHILHPEYLQPLPSTPVSPIELDAKKSPLALLAQTCSQIGKPDPSPSSKLSSVTSNGSGGDKDSKSGPLKLSDIGVEDKSSFKPYSKPGAEKKEPGAAGCAGTPAAGVAAGEKSGFRVPSATCQPFTPRTGSPNSSASACSPGLLPAEGKGGEEKKDSESCGKSGGSGAEGGPGSAGIGHGRISVSCAGINVEVNQHQESAPGSKPIASDSASSCSSTTATSSASVLGSGLVAPVSPYKPGQTVFPLPPAGMSYPGTLAGAYAGYPPQFLPHGVALDPTKSSSLVGAQLAAAGSLGCSKPAGSSPLAGASPPSVMTASLCRDPYCLSYHCASHLAGAAGASCAHDQALKSGYPLVYPTHPLHGVHSSLTGATPPSLAGHPLYPYGFMLPNDPQPHICNWVSANGPCDKRFATSEELLSHLRTHTAFPGTDKLLSSYPSSSSLASAAAAAMACHMHIPTTGAPGSPGTLALRSPHHALGLGSRYHPYSKSPLPTPGAPVPVPAATGPYYSPYALYGQRLTTASALGYQ; via the exons ATGATCACATCGCCCTCGCTTTCTGCTCTCAGAAGTAGTAAGcgcagcagcagcctgagcgAGCCCGGAGGCAGCCCCCGCCGCAGCCGCAGCGCCGCCGACCTCAGTGCCGGGCCGACCGGGCACGCTGGGAGCCCCGGCAGCGCCGCCGCCAAGCCCTGCTTCCACGCCGTCCCCCCCTCGGACCCGCTGCGCCAAGCCAACCGTCTGCCCATCAAGGTGCTGAAAATGCTCACGGCGCGGACCGGCCACATCCTACACCCCGAGTACCTGCAGCCTCTCCCCTCCACGCCCGTCAGTCCCATCGAG CTGGATGCGAAGAAAAGCCCCCTGGCTCTTTTGGCACAAACTTGCTCGCAGATAGGAAAGCCGGACCCGTCCCCTTCCTCCAAACTCTCCTCGGTCACCTCCAATGGCTCCGGAGGCGACAAGGACTCCAAGTCGGGCCCCCTGAAGCTCAGCGACATCGGCGTGGAGGACAAGTCGAGCTTCAAGCCCTACTCCAAACCGGGCGCGGAGAAGAAGGAGCCGGGGGCGGCGGGCTGCGCGGGCACCCCCGCGGCGGGGGTCGCGGCCGGGGAGAAGTCGGGATTCCGGGTGCCGAGCGCCACCTGCCAGCCGTTCACCCCAAGGACAGGCAGCCCCAACTCCAGCGCCTCCGCCTGCTCGCCCGGGCTGCTGCCGGCCGAGGGCAAAGGcggggaggaaaagaaggacTCGGAGAGCTGCGGCAAGAGCGGCGGCTCCGGCGCGGAGGGCGGCCCGGGTTCCGCCGGCATCGGCCACGGCCGGATTAGCGTGAGCTGCGCCGGGATTAACGTGGAGGTCAACCAGCACCAGGAGAGCGCGCCGGGCTCCAAGCCCATCGCCTCGGACTCcgcctcctcctgcagcagcaccaccgCCACCTCCTCCGCCTCCGTGCTGGGCTCCGGCCTCGTGGCCCCCGTCTCCCCCTACAAGCCGGGCCAGACAGTCTTCCCGCTGCCTCCGGCGGGCATGAGCTACCCGGGGACGCTGGCCGGAGCGTACGCGGGCTACCCGCCGCAGTTCCTGCCGCACGGCGTGGCGCTGGACCCCACCAAATCCTCCAGCCTGGTGGGGGCCCAGCTGGCGGCCGcgggcagcctgggctgcagcaagcCGGCCGGCTCCAGCCCGCTGGCGGGCGCGTCGCCGCCGTCGGTGATGACGGCCAGCTTGTGCCGAGACCCGTACTGCCTGAGCTACCACTGCGCCAGCCACCTGGCCGGCGCCGCCGGCGCCTCCTGCGCCCACGACCAGGCCCTCAAGTCCGGATACCCCCTGGTGTACCCCACGCACCCCCTGCACGGCGTGCACTCATCGCTGACCGGTGCCACGCCGCCCTCGCTGGCCGGCCACCCCCTGTACCCCTACGGCTTCATGCTCCCCAACGACCCCCAGCCGCACATCTGCAACTGGGTGTCTGCCAACGGACCCTGCGACAAGCGCTTCGCCACCTCGGAGGAGCTGCTTAGCCACTTGCGGACCCATACTGCCTTTCCGGGCACCGATAAACTTCTCTCCAGCTACCCCAGCTCCTCGTCGCTGGCTAGCGCGGCGGCCGCGGCCATGGCGTGCCACATGCACATCCCCACCACGGGCGCCCCGGGCAGCCCGGGCACGCTGGCGCTGCGCAGCCCGCACCACGCTCTGGGACTCGGCAGCCGCTACCACCCGTACTCCAAGAGCCCGCTGCCCACCCCCGGCGCGCCAGTGCCCGTGCCCGCCGCCACGGGACCCTACTACTCCCCTTACGCACTGTATGGGCAGAGACTCACCACAGCCTCGGCACTGGGCTACCAGTGA